The Acidobacteriota bacterium DNA segment TGACGCCGATCAGCGAAATTCCCCAGAGTTGATCAGCGGAATTCCCCACCCGGGGGTGGTTGGATTGTAGTTGTGTGTTGACGGTTGCGGGCTTGGTGGGCTCGTAGGCGGTAGCTGTCGCCGGTGATGTTGATGACGGCGCAGCGGTGTAGGAGCCGGTCGAGCATGGCGGCGGCGATGGTGGTGTCGCCGAAGATGTCTCCCCAGGCGTTGGCGCCTCGGTTGGTGGTCAGGATGATGCTGGATTTGAGGTAGCGCTGGCTGATGACTTGGAACAGGGCGTTGGCGTCGGCGGTGGGCATTGGGAGGTATCCGAGCTCGTCGATGATCAACACGGCGGGCCCGGCGAAGAATCGCATGGTGGTGGCCCAGCGTCCTTCGAGGGCGGCTTTGCGGCATCGGGCGGCGAGGTCGGCGGCGGTGGTGTAGTAGACGCGCAGGCCGGCTTCGACGGCTTCGTGTCCCAGGGCGACGGCGAGCATGGTCTTGCCCACGCCGGGCGGTCCGATGAACAAGACGTTGGTGGCGTCGGCGGTGTAGTGGCAGCTGGCCAGGTCACGGATGAGCGCGGGGTCGATTGAGGGTTGGGCGTCGAAGTCGAAGTCGGTGAGTCTCCAGGGGGCTGGGAAGTTCGCGAAGCGCATCCGCCCGGCGAGGCGGCGGGCCTCGGTGGCGTCGACCTCGACAGCGAGGAGCTGTTCGAGGAACTCGGTGTGGGTCTGACCCGAGCCGCTGGCGTGCTCGAGCGCGGCGGGCAGCGCCTCGGCCGCGGCGGGCAGCTTGAGGTAGGCCAGATGCGACCGCAGCTGCTGATAGAGGCTGTCTTTGGGGCTCACGAGGCCTCCGGTTGGGTGAGGCGCCGGTAGACGTCGAGGTCGACGACTGGATCGGCGCCGATGTGTGGGCTCAGGCGGGCCGCGATGGCGGCGGCTTGGGGGCTGGGGGGCCGGTTGGCTTTGCGCCGGCAGGGGCTTTGGGTGTCGAAGGCTGCGAGCACCGCGGCCTGCAGGGCCTGTGCGTGCTCAGGGCAGCGGATGGTGCGGTGAGCGCCCGAAGGTGCCAGCCGGTGCTCGGCCACGGCGCGTCCGGCGTTGTGGATCTCGATGAGGTCGGCGCCGACTCGGTGGGTGACCACCACGTTCGCGCCGGCCAGCTCGGGAGGGACCGAGTAGCGGTTGCCCCACACCGCCACCAGCGCGTTCGCCGACACGATCCGCTCAAGGGTGAGCGTCACAGGGAACGCGGCCGCGGGGAGAGCCCCCAGCGGCTCGCCGGCCGCGGCCTCCGCGACGGTGAGGACGTCGCCGCCGACGCGGCGCACCCGAGCGTCTGCGACCTCGATGCACCAGCGGTCAGCTGAGGCCTGCGCTGCCTCGGGTGAGGCGACCGCAGCGGTGCGCCACCACGACTGGGTGAG contains these protein-coding regions:
- the istB gene encoding IS21-like element helper ATPase IstB, giving the protein MSPKDSLYQQLRSHLAYLKLPAAAEALPAALEHASGSGQTHTEFLEQLLAVEVDATEARRLAGRMRFANFPAPWRLTDFDFDAQPSIDPALIRDLASCHYTADATNVLFIGPPGVGKTMLAVALGHEAVEAGLRVYYTTAADLAARCRKAALEGRWATTMRFFAGPAVLIIDELGYLPMPTADANALFQVISQRYLKSSIILTTNRGANAWGDIFGDTTIAAAMLDRLLHRCAVINITGDSYRLRAHQARNRQHTTTIQPPPGGEFR